The Clarias gariepinus isolate MV-2021 ecotype Netherlands chromosome 26, CGAR_prim_01v2, whole genome shotgun sequence sequence TCACGGTACACTGTACACAATACAACTGTATACAAGCTAAACTATTGCACTGATTGCCTTTGTTGAGTGATGCATATAGATGCAACGAACTTGAGGGAAAAAAGAATAGCTCTAGATTAATggtgtattaattattttcatgttttagaaAAGCATCAGGGTCCAGATAGAACTGTCACTCGGTCTGGGTCTGGCCTAGAGAAAGCTATGAAGTAGTAAAATGAGCATACTGAGGAATGATTGCATGTGAGATCACTTAATTTCTGCTAGCACTGACCACTTAATCATTTCCTTTTTCTGGAAGTcaaaggtgacagtgctaacccctataCTGCCGGGCTGTCTGCTtagaaatgcataaaaaaaaaaaaaactttgccaagtgaataataaaataataataataataattgtaattgttgcaaagcagctttacacaatcaaaagaaattatggaagtttgtattgtataaaatgtaaatgtgcattAATCGAAAGGATTGGATAGTCCCTGATCTGCAAGGGTAACGGTGGCAAGGAAACATTCCCttagatggcaataggaagaaaccttgagaggaaccagactcaactgggaacccatcctcatttgggtgaaacggatagcaggaattgatctgcagtcatactgtgtgttaggcggctggcagttcaatataacagttgatgtgtttaagttagtccagtttgttattgaaggttcaggtagacttgtaggaaatcccagtcctgaactatcgagcgactgcagccacaagtcctcagagaacagctgtctgcatcagccgaggacagaaCCGTCTTcgtggtaaagtggaaccgtccccagtcaccacacggatcccagacagaccacatgGGCCATTCATGTTGGGagcaccaggacgagtcagacaagtccagagggcagagggggcctggatcactggcagctcagggtCAACAtttgtagcttgacagagagacagggagagggaaagagagaggagagaagaagagataTTAGTTAGATATAGTCACTGTCACACagtgtataaggtgaatgtatatttagtgcagagtgcaaacagggactaactatgacagcataactaaaatggAGAGCACAGAtgtgagggctccctgagatgtaaagcaacatAGTGAGAtgttcaccgtcaacaaacctaagtgatcaatgagagtggggaagacagtaTCTACAATACCAGTTCATTATAAAACTCTAcgcccatgagtcccccagatcggctcctttacctaaggcaaatatacttacaaaaatgcttgtttaaaaaaaaaagttttttagcctagacttaaacactgagactgggagtccattaattggaagactattccataactttggggctttgtaaaaaaaaagctcttccccctgctgtagttttcataatatgcggtactgacaagcagcctgcatcttttgatcaaagtaggcgtggtggatcgtaagacacttgcagttcactcagatactgcggcgcgagaccatttaatgttttatacgtcaaaagtagtatttttaaattgatgcaaaatttcacagggagcaaatgcagtgaagataagatagattgaacaaccagacagtaaggcattacaatagtccaacctagaggggataaaagcatgaactgatttttctgcatcgtttggtgacaatatattccttatcttggaaatatttctgaggtaaaagaatgctatccgggtaatattatctacatgtgcttaaAATGAAAGACTGAAATCTATAATCACGCTTATGtttttcactgttgcacttgatggaacagaaaagctgtttaaagttacagtgagatcagaaagcttgcttctagctgcatgcaAAACCTCACAATTGTGTTTTGTCTCAAATTACACATCATAAAGCAAATTAGATATAATGTAGGGTACTTAACACACCAATGAAAAAGGAAACTCAAAATGGAGTAcaaggggaaaagtaaaagaaaatagaaCAAGAAATGAAACAGGCCAGGAAAATGTAATTTCCCCCTGGTTGGGGAATGCCAATAAGCAGCACTGAATCCTGTTTCCACACAGACATGATAGGAATTTAATTTACAAGCAAcatggatctctctctctctctctctctctcgctctctctcgctctctctttcagtTCCCCTGGAATGCTGCCCCATCTCTATACCTActccagggaaaaaaaaaaaaaaaaagaagccatttGTCTTACTATGTTTATGAGAACTGGTTTGTTGACATTATGGTAACACTTAAAGATACATTTTCTTAATTACTAAAACATTAATGTACTAATGTACATTTATATCCTTACATTAAAGTATgagtaattaatttattttaatgacataATATAGACAGTGTACATCAccatagtaataatatattaataaataaccaTTGCAGTTTATTATACCGTTGTAGTTGTTTGCCTGCTCCCATTAGGTATCACCACAGCACATCATCCAATGCACACATTGTGATTTTTACACAGtatttaatcttaaaaaatatataataataataatatcaaaatAATTCAAGTATATGCACCTACTGTATAGTGGCCTGTTACCAGTCCTCTACTCAGTAGTCAGGTGAACAAAGACTCAAAGATCGATTTATTCTTTATTGCAAAACGGCATTGCATCAGctcatctctcactcacccttTATCTCTGTTCACATTTTGTGTGTATACTGGGGTGTCACACTTATTAAAACCAccttattttgaattaaaattatgtttCATAAGATCACTAAAATAACAAGTACAGTAAAGTACAATTATTGGACAGGTAGGAGCATATagttctttaattatttttttttaatgtataatattataaatagggATATATTCATCTAATTAAAAATACACCAAATGCAAGTTTACAAGCTACAATATTAGATAAACTGTCTAAATGTCTGCTGCTCTCTCCATTGCTGCCTGGTTAAATTATAAATCAGTCATAATGAAGGCTGCATAGTGATAGAGCAATGCAACATCATTAAATAACTCTGGAAATGCATCTTTTggtcatatattttatataagaaaCCATGGGGAGATGCTAAGAGGTAACATCTGTTGTTTTGAGCCAAGGGGATGTGTTAAAGTGACAAATAGACTTCCATATTTTCCCTCTCTCATACATCTGCAAAGCTAAATTTAGATTTGTGATCAAGTGGAGGAGAGCAGTGGATAGCAGGAGGAAGCAGCTGACATGCTTCATGAAAAGAGGATAAGTGATGAAGCCCTTagggctgtagtgtgtgtgtgtgtgtgtgtgtgtgtgtgtgtgtgtgtgtgtgtgtgtgtgcatgtccaTGCAGACATAAGTTGGTATAAGTGTGGCATTCCTCAGGTTAATGGTTGAGGGGCAtaaccaggatttttttttattgtttatcttgcttaaatatactttaaaataccaaaaaaattagTTTCTTTGGGAGAGAACACACAAAATTATTGTAATGCTGCATGATTTTTTGCTGTACTATAAGTTGCATGACTCTGAATACACTAGTTGTCAGGTTATCTTTTCTGCACTTGGTTACATAAAAGCTCATCATTATTGTTTAGTTGTTAACAAAgcaaaccccattaaaattaaaGCATCAGAAAGTTACAGTAGTAGCCTCATCAGAATGAGATTTATCGGCCAAATATGTTAAAAGATCATGATTTACTGTACAGATAATTCACAAACACAGGAAACGTCTATACATGTATATAACTATTACaatacagtgtttaaaaatagGAGGTGCACTaggggtggcatggtggcttagaggTTGGGACTGATTCCTTGCACCATGAAGGTTGATGGTTTGAATCTTGTTCTGGTCCGTGTGtttggaatttgcatgtttacAATGtagcatgtgtgagtgtgtgctttgAACCCTTAAATCAGTTGGCACCCCATGACCTAACACAGGATAAGTTGCATGTAAGGTAAAAGTATGGATAAATCTTCCAATTTCCATCAACAATTTTCTCATGCAGGCATATTTTTTCCTGTCTAAAAGCACAATCTATTTAATGGTGTATATTAAAATTGGTTGTCCCACCAACAGATTTTCAAGACAAAAGGACATAACATTTAAGGTTTAAGTTTCTGGCTATAGGCTGGAATATAATGAACCAAACAGTAATCAGAGGGCCCTTAAACCGCCTGGGGTACAGAGCGATTTATGCCTTTAAGAACTGTATAGCAGTGATTCAGTGTGTTATTATCCCTGGTGGGATGATTATTATGCTGTCACAGTTTGTGGTTCAGTTTTGCTCTGTTGAAGTCCCTGAGGGTTATGAACAGTAAATgtggatttttcttttgttccaaGTCAGATATTTGGTTAGCCAGGTTTTCTAGTGTATCATTCATGTTGCCCTGGGGTGGGATGTAAACTCCAACCAGGATAAAGGAGGAAAATTTCTGCAGTAGATAAAATGGCTTGCCGTTTATAAACTATGTTTCCAGATTCTAACAACTTCTATACAATCATTGATGTAGAAACAATGTTAACCACTTTTGGTTTTCCCTAATAGCTTTGCTACAATAGTTAGTttcaaaaatttaattcaaaaattCAAAAATATGAAGTAGAATGgccagcacagtggcttagtggcttAGTGCTCATTTTAGTgaatgttctcccagtgctgtGTGGGTCTTCTTCGGATACTctggttccctcccacagtccaaatacatgtatATTAGGCTAGTTGGCATTATCCTATTGCCTGGAGtatgtgaaagagtgtgtgtgacctgcgcTGGATTGGCACACCTTCCGGATTGGTGTACACtgcctgggatagactccaagCCCTCTATGACTcagtatataggataaagcgggaTAGACGAtaagtggggggggggggggggggggggggggtgaaaaaCACAATGAATGAGCATTTTGTGAATGTAGGGCCATGATGAGGTCAAAGTGCTACTTAAGGTTGCACCTGGGTCTTATCTACAATTAGCTTTCATAATGTAGtttgaaatgcttcaaatgatgTTATAATAATTGCTTagtcactcacttactcactcatcttttataccactttatcctgtattcagggtcacaggagacctggagtctatcccaggaggcttggggcacgaggcagggtactatcgcagggcacacacacacacacacactcacccactcatccacacattcacacactacgggcaatttgggaacgccaattaacctaacctgcatatctttggactgtgggggaaaccggagtacgtgaaggaaacccaccaaacacggggagaacatgcaaactccatcaacacagagacgggaatcgagcctggccggaaatTGAACCCgcaccctgaaggtgcaaggcgacaatgctaacctataataattacaacaaagtgaaataaaattatattatcaaATGAGTACTCGCTGACCACagagtaaaaacatttttcagcagCTGATTAGCAGAGCTGTACACCATTCATATGCAATTCATTGATGTCGTGGCACTGTGTAGGTATGGGCATAGGACCAAAACAAGGAgagaaaacaatatattttacctgttaaataaagtaacacacaaacagtgtgtgtgtgtgtgtgtgtgtgtgtgtgtgtgtcggtgtcaGTTTTATATCAGTGGGGTTAGTTCCCATATCTGCTTAATTCAAAATTCTTTTCTTGTTGATAAAATGTATTATGATCTGTGTTTATATGGGCAAAATTGAATCAGGCGTAAATCCAAAGACTCAATTAACCTTAAAGAAAAATCAATTAACCTCACTTTTAGTGAGCTTTGATACATCTGTATATCAGTTCTGTTTATGTGATTGAAAATTGTTGTATCTTGGCTTTCCAGTTTTCAGTCCTCAATTTGACCTTGTTGTCATAGGAACTGTTTTGAAGTCATCTGTGCTGAAAATAGAGCTCTCTGTGTTTAAGCTGTAAGTGTTGATCTGATAATAACAGAATATGACCTGCTGACCTCATGAGCTGGTGTCctgcatacattttaaaaagtgtcagtgttttatttaCTCACTGATCTTCACGTATATTATTAAGCAACTACAGTGACTTGTTATAAGTTTGTGTTGACTTTATTGCAATTTTAAGACATGCAGTGATGGCTGGTTGTAATATCACTGTAGATGAGAGGGAAAATCTATTGTAATATCTAGGTAAAATAGATGGGAGATAAAATCTAATATTTAGCAAAAATCAACAGTTATTATGATAGAGAAATGAATTATTTTACAAGGTCTCATTGAACGCATAATAAAAATACGAGAATTACGCACACATGTAAAGGCAGAATGGCAGCTGCCATAAAATACCAAAAGgtttaaacctttttattaaaatattcaaacctctctttctctctctgtctattttTTCTCAGCAGGACTATGCTGAAAAGGAGAAAGCCATAGCCAAAGCTCTGGAGGATCTGAAGGCGAACTTCTATTGTGAGCTTTGTGACAAACAGTACCACAAGCATCAAGAATTTGACAACCACATCAACTCATATGACCATGCACATAAACAGGCAAGTTCAAAAATGACTAACAAATCGAAAATCCTTAATGTCCAAAGTTATGTGGATGCCTGACCATTACACACAGTCTTTCAAAAAACTGTTGCAAGCGAAAAGTTGTAAGTATGCTATAGGATTAGGATTTCCTTTCATTGCAACCAAAGGGCTCAAACCTGTTATTTTATGACATTGCTGCTATCTACAAGGAAAGGTACATTCAGTCATATTAAAAAGTAAGTACcctttcttttaattctgtgtgtttttgtgtaaaaacataataaaaacaacatagtCATAGTGGGCCCTAGtataggcaaatacaacctcaaatgAACAACATCATAACTTTTTATGtagccaaaaaataataatgtgcgCAATACCAAATCCCTGATAATTCAATAGCTTTTAGGTTTatctttagcagcaataaattgaagtaatagtttttttgtataaattcaTCAGTTTTTTACATTGTTGAGGAGGAATtgttgcccattcttctttacaacattgcttcaggTCATTGATGTTTTAGCCCACTTACTTATGCACAGCTTCCTTAAGGTCCGGCCACAGTAAATCAGTTAGACTGGGGTCATTCTAAAATCTTGATTCTTCTCCAAAgtaagtaaaaattaaatatagttacttatatatacagtatatatctatatatatctatatatatatatctatatctatctatctatctatctatctatctatctatcgatatatatatatatatatatatatatatatatatatatagatagatatatatagatagatagatagatagatagatagatatatagtgatgaattaattattttaatatatatgtctataaaaaaaaactgaattggtGTACGACCAAATCAGGTTATGAACAGGACTGAGGAACGAATTATGTTTGTGAactaaggttccactgtaatactgtaatatacagtgagatcaataagtatttgatcaccctgtgaagttctcttacttagaaatcatggaggggtctacaattttcagcataggtgcatttccactgcgaaagacagaatctaaaaagaaaaatccgggaatcacattgtatgtttttttttttaacaatttatttgtgaattactgtgtcaaataagtatttgatcacttgcttatcagccagatttctgaccctcaaagaccagttattttgcttttaaatagtccatatgctttttacggagccactccttggttttcctggctgtgtgctttgggtcattgtcctgttgaaagacccagccatgacccatctttaatgctctgactgagggaaggaggtttttgcccaatatgtcacaatacatggccccgttcatcctccccttaatacagtgcagtcgtcctgtcacctgtgcagaaaaacaccccagccccatgctttactgtaggtATGGTTTTATTGGGATAATACAGTACTTaacattcttcttcctccaaacacagcaaatggagttaagaccaaaaagttctactttggtctcatctgaccacaggactttctccgtTGACttctctggatcatccagatggtccctggcaaattttaaacgggcctggacatgggctgacttaagcaggggaaccttccgtgcgatgcaagattttaaaccgtgatgtcttagtgtattactgatagtagccttggaaacgatggtcccagctcgcttcacggcattgaccagctcctccagtgtagttctgggctgagtattcaccattcttagcatcattgatactgCATGTATCTatttagactttggctgattgtggtgtctttatgacagctaacggcctcaaacaggtgctactaatttagaatcatgagcagagtgtagctggactatttaaaagcaaaataacaggtctttgagggtcagaaatctggcggaaaagcaagtgatcaaatacttatttgacacagtaattcacaaataaattgttgaaaaaacCATACAGtgtgatttccagatttttcttttgttgacCCCTCCATGATATCTAAGTAGGataacttgcaaaatcacagggtgatcaaaaacttattgacctcactgtgtatatacactacaAAGAAGTTAAACAATCTTATATGTTCACTCACACAGTAAACACTTCACCTACATTCCTGATAACAAATCAATTCAGGATGGCCTTAACAAGTTGCTCATTTGTACATTGCCACATGTCACACAATTCATGGTACTTTGCACATTGCTCATTTTCCACACAAATGAGGATCAACTGCACTGAGCTGTAATTTAAGCTATCCTGTTAACACctacatttctattttaagtCTAATCTATAGCAAtctaatatatagtatatttagcTCTTGGTTCatcttttgtatgtgtgtatgtccaTCAGTacgcaaaaaaaagagaagatggaaactataatattgcatctcttttctacgcaTATGAATTCGAGATTTCTCGATACAGCAAATTTCACTaagcaaataattaataataatttccatgaatgaaaagagggaaaaaaaagaaaaggctgaGCTGAAAAGTTATGGTAAAAGAATATAAAAGGTTTAGAGGTAGAgtctgtgaaatgcttcaaattaacaaattatgaTGCCATTGGCATGAAGGGAAGTTGCAGTACCGCAGGCTCTAAAGGCTCTAGCATTACGGTCAAGGATAGcaaggctggatccagcagcagGGTCAGTTATGATGAACTGAGGCCTGCTAATGATgcccaacacctctccccttctctacCTGAGCCCAGGGAAAAGGATGGCAATCAATCTAAACAGGTAAGCTGTACCAGTTAGTAAAGTAGTTACTCattctaatttttatttattaattcaaaataatgcaAAGAAATTAGCTTCTAACTCAAGAATGCAGTaagtataaaattttaataataaaccttaatgaattacattgttacaattacttttatttaataatgacaATTTTATTGATACATTAATTTGATAATTTGTGTGTTAAAGTGGagagaaattaaaattttctattaACCTTTGTAGCTATGACCATTGCAGATTGGACCACCATgtccattttaatattttatgaatattattttcttttttgaactTTATCCATGTTCCAACCTATTGATTATCTATTTTTTAACTGCAcctatgtaaaataaaattgcaaacagaattattattattattattattatttattttattcagcatCAGGAAGATAAACTGAGCCAAAGCTAGGAAGCCACCACCATCTTTGATTTCTTCAAGTACCAAAATCAGAAGATCTAGAAATATTTTTCAAGTTCCACCCTTAACAAAATTCAAGTAGAGTTCTGATGGTACCAACAGAAGGTGTTTTTTATACAGTGAGCTTTTATGCTCATGGCTTcagaaaaagatgctttaatGGCCTTGGATAGTGTTCAGATCATAGATGGCATTGCTGAGAGAAGTGAGCAACTACGGAAATTGCTCACCTaattaacaggaaaaaaaggtAGTCATTTTCAGATGCAAGCTCTGCTTAACCCTACTTCTGTTATCTTGCGTATTTGATTTCTTAATACTAAcaaatgatttaaaagaaatagtACATAATTACTGATCTGTTTTGTCTCCTTTACAGGAATCCTTTCATCCATCATATATACAAACTCTGTCTGTCATGCACAAACTCTTTCAAATATACACTCTCatcctcatacacacactctcagacaAGAAATCGTctcatcctcctcttcctcataaAACTCTGCTGACCTGCTCCCAGAAAATGCCCTGCAGCCTGTGGACATAATCAAGCAAGTTTAATGTCACATGATAGcctaatagtaataataatagttcatATGAGGATTTATAGTTTTAATCCTGATTCAGCAGTCATACAGCTGAATGGTGCAGCTTATAATGCtgagtggtatatcttacactgcatcaaTATGATACACTCTGCCTagctaaaatattgtctttatagttttatatcaTTTGTCTAAATGttattgtctttattttacaaatatgacccaatatatgtctagtgatacttcaaataaatatgtttaaataacatctgtattgcattatatttttatgcttgTAAGTGGtgttaaaatttttacattaatgagctaatgtattattatgtgggatgtggtgggctgctcGTAGGTTACTTAATCCAGGGCCAcattttggtcccagtccgcctgTGTTTC is a genomic window containing:
- the LOC128514456 gene encoding zinc finger protein 804A-like, giving the protein MACYYLVISSTHLSNGHLRSIKGVFRGPLCASGGADSPQDYAEKEKAIAKALEDLKANFYCELCDKQYHKHQEFDNHINSYDHAHKQASSKMTNKSKILNVQSYVDA